Within Nocardia terpenica, the genomic segment GCGCAGGGCGTCCTCCCCGGCGCGCTTGCTGGTGGCGATGGGAATGTAGGCGTCGGGCACCGGCTTGCGGCCGTGGAAATGTGCCTGATGGCTGGTGACGAAGACGATCCGCCCGCCCGCGGGCAGCCACGGCAGCGCGAGCCGGACCAGCCGGACCTGTGCATCCCGGTTGACGGCCATGGCGTAGTTCGGCGGAGCGCCCTGCTCTAGCCCGCCGGAGGCGTTGAGCACCAGCACATCCAGGCGGCCGAAGCGCTCGGCGATCCCGTCGATCAGCGACCGCGCGGCGGCCTCGTCGGACAGATCGGCCCCGGCGACCGACGCACTGCCGCCCGCGGCCGCGATCGCGTCCGCAAGTTCGCGTGCCCGCCTGCGCTTCTCGCGATAGTTGACCACCACGTGGTCGCCGCGGGCGGCCAGCAGCCGGGCCGTCTCCGCGCCGATGCCGCGGGATGCCCCGGTTACCAACACGATTCGCC encodes:
- a CDS encoding SDR family oxidoreductase produces the protein MVDSRRIVLVTGASRGIGAETARLLAARGDHVVVNYREKRRRARELADAIAAAGGSASVAGADLSDEAAARSLIDGIAERFGRLDVLVLNASGGLEQGAPPNYAMAVNRDAQVRLVRLALPWLPAGGRIVFVTSHQAHFHGRKPVPDAYIPIATSKRAGEDALRGLIPEFTSHGVGFTVVSGDMIDGTIIVRLLERRDPGAVAARTQHGPLPTVAEFATAVADATVAGTEPGHTVYIGGADYLSRR